Proteins found in one Miscanthus floridulus cultivar M001 chromosome 4, ASM1932011v1, whole genome shotgun sequence genomic segment:
- the LOC136552540 gene encoding formin-like protein 16 gives MATPAPSPTPPAPPAAQDLPAGDQQQPHHHHPLLAAAAAASLLAVLYLPRPVLLHVLSPASLSSLLLLISLLRLGSASPPPPPALAVPPPSPPPTEDKQQQAPEVALPPPPPPPPPSPPPEPEPERGSVFPEVPEFASWAAKGRALEVIHEEFEAEWGLPEEMGLPWDSDSDVDSDSDSGSDDGYGGRGGDGEDGGMIEIELEEDSLIEIDISRCR, from the coding sequence ATGGCCACTCCCGCCCCCTCCCCCaccccgccggcgccgccggccGCGCAAGACCTCCCCGCTGGCGACCAGCAGcagccccaccaccaccacccgctcctcgccgcggccgccgcggcgtCCCTCCTCGCCGTGCTCTACCTCCCCCGGCCGGTGCTGCTGCACGTGCTTTCCCCggcctccctctcctccctgctcCTGCTCATCTCCCTCCTCCGCCTCGGctccgcgtcgccgccgccgccgcccgctctCGCCGTCCCTCCTCCTTCCCCGCCGCCGACCGAGGACAAGCAGCAGCAGGCTCCCGAGGTCGCGctcccgccgcctccgcctccacctcctccgtcgccgccgccggagccggagccggagcgggGGAGCGTGTTCCCGGAGGTCCCGGAGTTCGCGTCGTGGGCGGCCAAAGGGCGCGCGCTGGAGGTGATCCACGAGGAGTTCGAGGCCGAGTGGGGGCTGCCGGAGGAGATGGGCCTGCCGTGGGACTCCGACTCCGACGTCGACTCCGACTCGGACAGCGGCAGCGATGACGGCTACGGCGGCCGAGGCGGCGACGGGGAGGACGGCGGCATGATCGAGATCGAGCTGGAGGAGGACAGCCTCATCGAGATCGACATCTCCAGGTGCCGGTGA